In a single window of the Nocardioides plantarum genome:
- a CDS encoding CTP synthase, with translation MAPVDQSKHVFVTGGVASSLGKGLTASSLGRLLRSRGLRVTMQKLDPYLNVDPGTMNPFQHGEVFVTNDGAETDLDIGHYERFLDTDLNQIANVTTGQVYSSVIAKERRGDYLGDTVQVIPHITNEIKDRILAMGSPDIDVVITEIGGTVGDIESLPFLESARQVRHEIGRDNCFFLHVSLVPFIGPSGELKTKPTQHSVAALRQVGIQPDAVVCRADRELPDSIKRKISLMCDVDEEAVVTCADAPSIYDIPKVLHREGLDAYVVRRLDLPFRDVDWTVWDDLLRRVHHPKEDVTIALVGKYIDLPDAYLSVVEALRAGGFAHEAKVHVRWVQSDECETPAGAAKHLGDVDAVVVPGGFGIRGIEGKLGALTFTRTHGIPTLGLCLGLQCMVIEYARQVTGLSKAASTEFDPTCPEPVIATMEEQKSFVDGAGDLGGTMRLGLYPADLLAGSIVREAYGADRIEERHRHRYEVNNDYRDQIAESGLVFSGLNNDLDLVEFVELPREVHPYYVATQAHPELRSRPTRPHPLFAGLVGAAIERQKELRFPIEVPHDDLAD, from the coding sequence GTGGCCCCGGTAGACCAGTCCAAGCACGTGTTCGTCACCGGAGGCGTCGCCTCCTCGCTCGGCAAGGGCCTGACCGCCTCGAGCCTGGGTCGACTGCTGCGCTCGCGCGGCCTGCGGGTGACGATGCAGAAGCTCGACCCCTACCTCAACGTCGACCCCGGGACGATGAACCCGTTCCAGCACGGCGAGGTGTTCGTCACCAACGACGGCGCCGAGACCGACCTCGACATCGGTCACTACGAGCGGTTCCTCGACACCGACCTCAACCAGATCGCCAACGTCACGACGGGGCAGGTCTACTCCAGCGTCATCGCCAAGGAGCGTCGCGGCGACTACCTCGGTGACACCGTGCAGGTCATCCCGCACATCACCAACGAGATCAAGGACCGCATCCTCGCGATGGGGTCGCCCGACATCGACGTGGTGATCACCGAGATCGGCGGCACCGTCGGTGACATCGAGTCGCTGCCGTTCCTGGAGTCGGCACGCCAGGTGCGCCACGAGATCGGCCGCGACAACTGCTTCTTCCTGCACGTCTCGCTGGTGCCGTTCATCGGTCCCTCGGGCGAGCTGAAGACCAAGCCCACGCAGCACTCGGTGGCCGCGCTGCGTCAGGTCGGCATCCAGCCCGACGCCGTGGTCTGCCGCGCCGACCGCGAGCTGCCCGACTCGATCAAGCGCAAGATCTCGCTGATGTGCGACGTCGACGAGGAGGCCGTGGTCACCTGCGCCGACGCCCCGTCGATCTACGACATCCCCAAGGTGCTGCACCGCGAGGGGCTCGACGCCTACGTCGTACGCCGGCTCGACCTGCCGTTCCGCGACGTCGACTGGACCGTGTGGGACGACCTGCTGCGCCGCGTCCACCACCCCAAGGAGGACGTCACGATCGCCCTGGTCGGCAAGTACATCGACCTGCCCGACGCCTACCTGTCGGTCGTCGAGGCGCTGCGCGCCGGTGGCTTCGCCCACGAGGCCAAGGTGCACGTGCGCTGGGTGCAGTCCGACGAGTGCGAGACGCCCGCCGGTGCGGCCAAGCACCTCGGCGACGTCGACGCCGTCGTCGTACCCGGTGGGTTCGGCATCCGCGGCATCGAGGGCAAGCTCGGCGCCCTGACCTTCACCCGCACCCACGGCATCCCGACGCTCGGGCTGTGCCTGGGGCTGCAGTGCATGGTCATCGAGTACGCCCGTCAGGTGACGGGGCTGTCGAAGGCCGCCTCGACGGAGTTCGACCCGACCTGCCCCGAGCCGGTGATCGCCACCATGGAGGAGCAGAAGTCCTTCGTCGACGGGGCGGGCGACCTCGGCGGCACCATGCGCCTGGGCCTCTACCCGGCCGACCTGCTCGCGGGCAGCATCGTGCGTGAGGCCTACGGCGCCGACCGCATCGAGGAGCGGCACCGCCACCGCTACGAGGTCAACAACGACTACCGCGACCAGATCGCCGAGTCGGGCCTGGTGTTCTCCGGCCTCAACAACGACCTCGACCTGGTCGAGTTCGTCGAGCTGCCCCGTGAGGTGCACCCCTACTACGTCGCGACGCAGGCGCACCCCGAGCTGCGCTCACGCCCGACCCGACCGCACCCGCTGTTCGCGGGCCTGGTCGGCGCCGCGATCGAGCGGCAGAAGGAGCTGCGCTTCCCGATCGAGGTGCCGCACGACGACCTCGCC
- a CDS encoding TlyA family RNA methyltransferase — translation MPPRRLRLDAELVRRGLARSREHAAELVGAGRVKVSGAVATKPATGVTTDVAIVVAVDPDRPDYVSRGGHKLAGALDVFGQGGLVVARRRCLDAGASTGGFTDVLLRRGAREVVAVDVGYGQLAWSLQSDERVAVHDRQNVRELTPDLIGGAVDLVVGDLSFISLTLVLDALVGVTAADGDLALMVKPQFEVGKDRVGKGGVVRDLALRSEAVLHVAAEAARRGWGARMVTRSPLPGPSGNVEFFLWLRRGEAEIGEDEVHLAVHGADEPSAPGERLEP, via the coding sequence GTGCCGCCACGGCGGCTGCGTCTCGACGCCGAGCTGGTCCGGCGAGGTCTCGCGCGCTCGCGCGAGCACGCCGCGGAGCTGGTCGGTGCGGGTCGGGTCAAGGTGTCCGGCGCGGTGGCGACCAAGCCCGCGACCGGGGTGACCACCGACGTCGCCATCGTGGTGGCGGTCGACCCCGACCGCCCCGACTACGTGTCGCGCGGGGGCCACAAGCTGGCGGGAGCCCTCGACGTCTTCGGGCAGGGCGGCCTCGTCGTGGCGCGACGCCGCTGCCTGGACGCGGGCGCCTCGACCGGCGGCTTCACCGACGTCCTGCTGCGGCGTGGAGCGCGCGAGGTGGTGGCCGTCGACGTCGGCTACGGCCAGCTGGCCTGGTCGCTGCAGAGCGACGAGCGGGTGGCGGTGCACGACCGGCAGAACGTGCGCGAGCTGACCCCCGACCTGATCGGCGGGGCCGTCGACCTCGTGGTGGGCGACCTGTCGTTCATCTCGCTGACCCTGGTGCTCGACGCGCTGGTGGGGGTGACCGCGGCCGACGGCGACCTGGCGCTGATGGTCAAGCCGCAGTTCGAGGTCGGCAAGGACCGGGTCGGCAAGGGCGGGGTGGTCCGCGACCTCGCGCTGCGCTCCGAGGCGGTGCTGCACGTCGCCGCCGAGGCGGCCCGGCGCGGCTGGGGAGCGCGCATGGTCACCCGCAGCCCGTTGCCCGGGCCGTCGGGCAACGTGGAGTTCTTCCTCTGGCTGCGCCGGGGTGAGGCCGAGATCGGGGAGGACGAGGTCCACCTGGCTGTGCACGGCGCCGACGAACCGTCGGCACCGGGTGAGAGGCTGGAGCCATGA
- a CDS encoding HAD-IIA family hydrolase — translation MLDLDGVVYVGPQAVPGAPEHLAAARDQGMGVAFITNNASRPPGAVAEHLGELGVPATAADVVTSAQAAAGVLLERLGEGARVVLLGTTGLAEALYERGLVAVGVEDDADAVVSGYGPQVPWGDIMRAAVRIRDGLWWVASNTDGTIPTPYGAAPGHGVLVDTVRRFTGVEPTVAGKPARPLLDETVRRVGGDRPLMVGDRLDTDIEGARNVGIDSLLVLTGVTGLAELVAAREGERPSYVGLDLRALTEPQPAPEHVDGGWVLGGWTGSVDEGALRVEGAGSADDWWRVVAVAAWNALDESGDVVDTAGLTPPDTDGR, via the coding sequence ATGCTCGACCTCGACGGCGTCGTCTACGTGGGGCCGCAGGCGGTGCCGGGAGCACCTGAGCACCTTGCGGCGGCCCGGGACCAGGGCATGGGCGTCGCGTTCATCACCAACAACGCGTCGAGGCCGCCGGGCGCCGTGGCCGAGCACCTCGGCGAGCTGGGGGTCCCGGCGACCGCGGCCGACGTGGTGACGTCCGCGCAGGCCGCGGCCGGGGTGCTCCTCGAGCGACTGGGCGAGGGCGCTCGGGTCGTGCTGCTGGGGACCACCGGACTGGCGGAGGCCCTCTATGAGCGGGGCCTGGTCGCGGTCGGGGTCGAGGACGACGCCGACGCGGTGGTGTCGGGCTACGGGCCACAGGTGCCGTGGGGCGACATCATGCGCGCCGCGGTCCGGATCCGCGACGGCCTGTGGTGGGTGGCCAGCAACACCGACGGCACGATCCCGACGCCGTACGGCGCCGCGCCGGGCCACGGGGTGCTGGTCGACACGGTGCGCCGGTTCACCGGCGTCGAGCCGACGGTGGCCGGCAAGCCCGCCCGGCCGCTGCTCGACGAGACGGTGCGCCGGGTGGGCGGCGATCGTCCGCTGATGGTCGGCGATCGGCTCGACACCGACATCGAGGGTGCCCGCAACGTCGGCATCGACTCGCTGTTGGTGCTGACCGGGGTCACCGGCCTGGCCGAGCTGGTGGCCGCGCGCGAGGGGGAACGGCCGTCGTACGTCGGGCTCGACCTGCGTGCGCTCACCGAACCGCAGCCGGCACCGGAGCACGTCGACGGTGGCTGGGTCCTCGGCGGATGGACCGGGTCGGTCGACGAGGGCGCGCTGCGGGTCGAGGGCGCGGGCTCGGCCGACGACTGGTGGCGGGTCGTCGCCGTCGCGGCCTGGAACGCACTCGACGAGTCCGGGGACGTCGTCGACACCGCGGGCCTGACGCCGCCTGACACCGACGGCCGCTAG
- a CDS encoding NAD kinase yields the protein MTSSHTSRRVLLLAHTGRAEARAVAVAFVEGLTREGVVVRLMAAEAKDLGVAPTGSGIELTESETDASRDCDLTLVIGGDGSILRAVEFTYDSGTPVLGVNLGHVGFLAEAEVGEIDATIRAIVDGTWTVEDRLTLDVAVVVDGAVVTTTFAVNEASVEKAARERMLEVVLEVDGRPLSRWGCDGVVCATPTGSTAYNFSAGGPIVWPRVEALCVVPLSAHALFARPLVVAPDSLVAIEVLDRNQGAGVLWCDGRRTVDLPPGARVEVRRGSQPVRLARLHQAPFTDRLVAKFGLNVEGWRGEGERRLLGAQDGGSPS from the coding sequence ATGACGAGCTCCCACACCAGCAGGCGAGTACTCCTGCTGGCCCACACGGGCCGCGCCGAGGCGCGCGCGGTGGCCGTCGCGTTCGTCGAGGGCCTCACCCGCGAGGGCGTCGTGGTCCGGCTGATGGCGGCCGAGGCCAAGGACCTCGGCGTCGCGCCGACCGGATCGGGCATCGAGCTCACCGAGTCCGAGACCGACGCCAGCCGCGACTGCGACCTCACGCTCGTCATCGGCGGCGACGGGAGCATCCTGCGCGCGGTCGAGTTCACCTACGACAGCGGCACGCCGGTGCTGGGGGTCAACCTCGGTCACGTCGGGTTCCTCGCCGAGGCCGAGGTGGGCGAGATCGACGCGACCATCCGGGCCATCGTCGACGGCACCTGGACGGTGGAGGACCGGCTGACCCTCGACGTGGCGGTCGTGGTGGACGGAGCCGTGGTGACCACGACCTTCGCGGTCAACGAGGCCAGCGTCGAGAAGGCCGCGCGCGAGCGCATGCTGGAGGTCGTCCTCGAGGTCGACGGCCGTCCGCTGTCGCGGTGGGGTTGCGACGGTGTGGTGTGCGCGACCCCGACCGGCTCGACCGCCTACAACTTCAGCGCCGGCGGCCCCATCGTCTGGCCCCGGGTCGAGGCCCTGTGCGTCGTCCCGCTGAGCGCGCACGCGCTCTTCGCCCGACCCCTGGTCGTGGCACCCGACTCCCTGGTCGCGATCGAGGTCCTCGACCGCAACCAGGGCGCGGGCGTGCTGTGGTGCGACGGGCGGCGCACGGTCGACCTGCCGCCCGGCGCCCGGGTGGAGGTACGCCGCGGCAGCCAGCCGGTGCGCCTGGCCCGGCTGCACCAGGCGCCGTTCACCGACCGGCTCGTGGCCAAGTTCGGCCTCAACGTCGAGGGGTGGCGTGGTGAGGGCGAGCGTCGGCTGCTCGGTGCCCAGGACGGCGGGTCCCCCTCGTGA
- the recN gene encoding DNA repair protein RecN, whose protein sequence is MIEEIRISSLGVIDSSVLELGPGLTVITGETGAGKTMVVTALGLLLGGRADSGAVRTGARQARVEGVVRVAGLDAFAAAVDEVGGEVEDGPDGGVVVLARNVSAEGRSRAFVGGATVPVTRLTEVTEPLVAVHGQSDQHRLLLPRAQRDALDRFGGDALSRLLATYVDTYRRLEATTRELAEVTASARERAREADLLRFGLGEIEEVSPEPGEDDELGAEESRLGFADTLRSAAEQAREALSSESGGPDALATTSAARGFLESVRDHDPEAASLADRLAEVTYLVSDVAADVASYASRLDTDPARLAAVSERRAALTALTRKYGDSIDEVLAWSQQAATRLLDLDGTDERIVTLTGDRDRLSGELAVAATALSKARTKAARRLEKQVTAELALLAMPHARLTITVTPVEPAAHGADDVQLLLAANVGAEPRALSKGASGGELSRVMLALEVALAGTSPVPTFVFDEVDAGVGGAAAVEVGRRLAELARTAQVLVVTHLPQVAAYADRHVLVQKASDGSVTTSGLTVLDDAARERELSRMLAGQADSDTGLAHAKELLEVAQSSRPTPPGPRADG, encoded by the coding sequence GTGATCGAGGAGATCCGGATCAGCTCGCTGGGGGTCATCGACTCCTCGGTGCTCGAGCTCGGTCCCGGACTCACCGTCATCACCGGTGAGACCGGCGCCGGCAAGACGATGGTCGTCACCGCGCTCGGCCTGCTCCTGGGCGGTCGCGCCGACAGCGGCGCGGTGCGCACCGGAGCCCGTCAGGCGCGGGTCGAGGGTGTCGTCCGGGTGGCTGGGCTCGACGCGTTCGCCGCTGCGGTCGACGAGGTCGGCGGCGAGGTCGAGGACGGCCCCGACGGCGGCGTGGTCGTGCTGGCCCGCAACGTGTCCGCCGAAGGCCGATCACGGGCCTTCGTCGGCGGCGCCACCGTGCCGGTGACCAGGTTGACCGAGGTCACCGAGCCGCTCGTCGCGGTCCACGGCCAGTCCGACCAGCACCGTCTGCTGCTGCCACGGGCCCAGCGCGACGCGCTCGACCGGTTCGGCGGCGACGCGCTGTCCCGGCTGCTGGCCACCTACGTCGACACCTACCGGCGCCTCGAGGCGACCACCCGTGAGCTGGCCGAGGTCACTGCCTCGGCCCGCGAGCGGGCCCGTGAGGCCGACCTGCTGCGCTTCGGGCTCGGTGAGATCGAAGAGGTGTCGCCGGAGCCCGGCGAGGACGACGAGCTCGGGGCCGAGGAGTCCCGGCTCGGTTTCGCCGACACCCTGCGCAGCGCCGCCGAGCAGGCCCGCGAGGCCCTGTCCAGCGAGAGCGGGGGACCCGACGCGCTGGCGACCACCTCCGCGGCCCGGGGATTCCTCGAGAGCGTCCGCGACCACGACCCCGAGGCGGCGTCGCTGGCCGACCGGCTCGCCGAGGTCACCTACCTGGTGTCCGACGTCGCGGCCGACGTGGCGTCGTACGCCTCGCGGCTCGACACCGACCCCGCGCGGCTCGCCGCGGTCTCCGAACGGCGCGCGGCGCTGACCGCACTGACCCGCAAGTACGGCGACAGCATCGACGAGGTGCTCGCCTGGTCGCAGCAGGCGGCCACGAGACTGCTCGACCTCGACGGCACCGACGAGCGCATCGTCACCCTCACCGGTGACCGGGACCGGCTGTCCGGTGAGCTGGCCGTGGCCGCGACCGCGCTCAGCAAAGCCCGCACCAAGGCGGCGCGCCGCCTGGAGAAGCAGGTCACCGCCGAGCTGGCGCTGCTCGCGATGCCCCACGCCCGCCTGACGATCACCGTCACCCCGGTCGAGCCGGCCGCCCACGGCGCCGACGACGTCCAGCTCCTGCTCGCTGCCAACGTCGGGGCCGAGCCGCGAGCCCTCAGCAAGGGGGCCTCCGGCGGTGAGCTCTCCCGGGTCATGCTCGCCCTCGAGGTGGCGCTCGCCGGCACCAGCCCCGTGCCCACCTTCGTCTTCGACGAGGTCGACGCAGGCGTCGGCGGCGCCGCGGCCGTCGAGGTCGGACGCCGACTGGCCGAGCTGGCCAGGACCGCCCAGGTCCTCGTGGTCACCCACCTGCCGCAGGTGGCGGCGTACGCCGATCGGCACGTGCTGGTGCAGAAGGCGAGCGACGGGTCGGTGACGACCTCGGGACTCACCGTCCTGGACGACGCGGCCCGCGAGCGGGAGCTGTCGCGGATGCTCGCCGGTCAGGCCGACTCCGACACCGGGCTGGCCCACGCCAAGGAGCTGCTCGAGGTGGCGCAGTCCTCACGTCCGACACCCCCGGGACCGCGCGCCGATGGCTGA